A region from the Inhella inkyongensis genome encodes:
- a CDS encoding DUF427 domain-containing protein, with amino-acid sequence MKAIWKGTVIADSPHTVVMDGNHYFPAASLKRELTTFSNHRSRNAYGEEQWLSLFVNGDLLPDAVWFYPAPTELGAALKDHVAFVQAVQISD; translated from the coding sequence ATGAAAGCCATCTGGAAGGGCACCGTGATCGCGGACAGCCCGCACACCGTCGTCATGGACGGCAACCACTACTTCCCCGCCGCCAGTCTCAAGCGGGAACTGACCACCTTCAGCAACCACCGCAGCCGCAATGCCTATGGGGAGGAGCAGTGGCTCAGCCTCTTCGTGAACGGTGACCTGCTGCCCGATGCCGTCTGGTTCTATCCCGCGCCCACTGAGCTGGGTGCGGCGCTCAAGGACCACGTGGCCTTTGTGCAGGCGGTGCAGATCAGCGACTGA
- a CDS encoding GNAT family N-acetyltransferase: protein MLEVRTAVPGDAQALLALRNHYIAHSFASFDEQPLSLEAVERWMEGYAPAGPHRLWVAVQGDALRGYACSQRYRDHPAFARTIETSIYVAPEGAGQGVGSALYTRLFESIQGQGLHTAVVGIALPNAASVALHRRFGFEEVGVFREYAFKSGRALSSLWMQRCLGAARG from the coding sequence ATGCTTGAGGTGCGCACTGCGGTTCCCGGCGACGCGCAAGCCTTGCTGGCGCTGCGCAACCACTACATCGCGCACTCTTTTGCAAGCTTTGACGAGCAGCCGCTGAGCCTGGAGGCGGTCGAGCGTTGGATGGAAGGCTACGCCCCGGCGGGGCCGCATCGCCTGTGGGTGGCGGTGCAGGGCGATGCATTGCGGGGCTATGCCTGCAGCCAGCGCTACCGCGATCACCCGGCCTTCGCACGCACCATCGAGACCAGCATTTATGTGGCGCCGGAGGGTGCTGGGCAGGGTGTGGGCTCGGCGCTCTACACCCGCTTGTTCGAGTCCATCCAGGGGCAGGGCCTGCACACAGCCGTCGTCGGCATTGCCCTGCCCAATGCCGCCTCGGTGGCGCTGCATCGGCGCTTTGGCTTCGAAGAGGTGGGCGTATTCCGCGAGTACGCCTTCAAGAGCGGGCGGGCGCTCAGCTCGCTGTGGATGCAGCGTTGCTTGGGCGCAGCAAGGGGCTGA
- a CDS encoding S66 family peptidase yields MTEAFRWPAPLKAGDTVFVTAPSAGVPPLLHARLDLALQRLRAQGWRVEEGRCLRQSRHQVSAPAPERAAEWQGALLNPDYQAVLAPWGGERAIELLPHLDFERLRAAPPKWVSGFSDLSTLYLPLSLCARWVTLHGPNLMELGDAELNPTTAGLLQALTLEPSEPWVQHPSAAFRQGAGANWREEPTASLRTDTPTCWRLLREDMPRRAQGRLIGGCLETVSRLAGTRYAPLQAGGPWLLYLEACEAAPYEVARTLHSLALHGWFAPQQLAGLLIGRSSALEQTEDGYSGWSALEDVLRDFTGPVVMDMDIGHRPPQITLANGAWAEICMEEGAQGLVQHWRPA; encoded by the coding sequence ATGACTGAAGCCTTTCGCTGGCCCGCTCCCCTCAAGGCGGGTGATACGGTCTTCGTGACTGCGCCCTCGGCCGGCGTGCCGCCTCTATTGCACGCTCGGCTGGATCTGGCCCTCCAGCGTCTGCGCGCCCAGGGTTGGCGGGTGGAGGAGGGCCGCTGCCTGCGTCAAAGCCGGCACCAGGTCAGCGCCCCGGCGCCCGAGCGCGCGGCGGAGTGGCAGGGCGCCTTGCTGAATCCGGACTACCAAGCGGTGCTGGCTCCTTGGGGGGGCGAGCGCGCCATCGAGTTGCTGCCCCATCTGGACTTTGAACGCCTGCGCGCGGCCCCGCCCAAATGGGTCAGCGGCTTTTCGGACCTGAGCACGCTCTACCTGCCCCTGAGCCTGTGTGCGCGCTGGGTCACGCTGCATGGGCCCAATCTGATGGAGCTGGGCGACGCCGAACTCAACCCCACCACGGCCGGCCTGTTGCAGGCCTTGACGCTTGAGCCGTCCGAACCTTGGGTTCAGCATCCCAGTGCGGCCTTTCGCCAGGGGGCGGGAGCCAATTGGCGAGAAGAGCCGACGGCTTCTCTGCGCACGGACACTCCCACCTGCTGGCGCTTGCTGCGGGAAGACATGCCGCGCCGCGCCCAAGGGCGGCTCATCGGCGGGTGTTTGGAAACCGTCTCCCGCCTGGCGGGCACGCGCTACGCGCCGCTTCAAGCGGGCGGCCCCTGGTTGCTTTACCTGGAAGCCTGCGAGGCCGCGCCCTATGAAGTGGCGCGCACCCTGCACAGCCTGGCCCTGCACGGCTGGTTCGCGCCGCAGCAGCTCGCCGGCCTGTTGATCGGCCGCAGCAGCGCGCTTGAGCAGACCGAGGACGGCTACTCGGGCTGGAGCGCGCTGGAGGATGTGCTGCGCGATTTCACCGGCCCGGTGGTGATGGACATGGACATCGGCCACCGCCCGCCGCAGATCACCCTGGCCAATGGCGCCTGGGCCGAGATCTGCATGGAAGAAGGCGCGCAAGGCTTGGTCCAGCACTGGAGACCTGCATGA
- a CDS encoding GNAT family N-acetyltransferase, with product MSPRLRPTMLSDLEWVVGVEQDGANRPFITPWERTQHEGAVRFPDSRHFIIEGPDRTRLGFVILQGCRNPNGSLELKRLVLQPQVQGQGLGRACLRQLKALAFSQFKAHRFWFDVRALNARALKLYQSEGFVEEGRLRESVRLPDGGYDSLVVMSMLAQEFQGPLAHA from the coding sequence ATGAGCCCCCGCCTGCGCCCCACCATGCTCAGCGACCTTGAATGGGTGGTGGGTGTGGAGCAGGACGGCGCCAACCGGCCCTTCATCACCCCCTGGGAGCGCACCCAGCACGAAGGTGCCGTCCGCTTCCCGGACAGCCGCCACTTCATCATCGAAGGGCCGGACCGGACGCGTCTGGGCTTTGTCATCCTGCAAGGCTGCCGCAATCCGAACGGTTCGTTGGAGCTCAAGCGCTTGGTGTTGCAGCCGCAAGTCCAGGGCCAAGGCCTGGGCCGGGCCTGCTTGCGCCAGCTCAAGGCCCTGGCCTTCTCCCAGTTCAAGGCGCATCGCTTTTGGTTCGATGTGCGGGCCTTGAACGCCCGTGCGCTCAAGCTCTATCAGAGCGAAGGCTTTGTCGAGGAGGGGCGGCTGCGGGAGTCGGTGCGATTGCCGGATGGCGGCTATGACAGCCTGGTCGTGATGTCCATGCTGGCGCAGGAGTTCCAAGGTCCGCTCGCCCATGCTTGA
- a CDS encoding DNA topoisomerase IV subunit B: MASTPTYGEASIRVLKGLEPVKQRPGMYTRTDNPLHIIQEVLDNAADEALAGFGKRIALTLHTDGSVSVEDDGRGIPFGLHPEEGVPVVEIVFTRLHAGGKFDKGAGGAYSFSGGLHGVGVSVTNALAKRLEVTVQREGQVASIVFSHGDVIQPVSVQPGAPRKQGTRVRVWPEAKYFDAPELPRGELVHLLRSKAVLMPGVTVTLTDEKKGETQTWLYKGGLREYLQGALNAEPLIELFEGAHYAKASDTENFAEGEGAAWCVAFTEEAASQRESYVNLIPTVAGGTHEAGLKDGMFQAVKTFIELHSLLPKGVKLMPEDLFSRASFVLSAKVLDPQFQGQTKERLNSRDALRLVAGYVRPALELWLSQHVEAGKKLAELVIKQAQSRQRAAQKVEKRKGSGVAVLPGKLTDCESRDLNVNELFLVEGDSAGGSAKMGRNKETQAILPLRGKVLNTWEVERDLLFKNTEVHDIAVAIGVDPHGPNDNADLSGLRYGKVCILSDADVDGAHIQVLLLTLFQKHFPQLVQAGNVYVARPPLFRVDAPARGKKPPVKMYALDEGEQHAILDKLRKEGAREGSWTISRFKGLGEMSAEQLWDTTLNPDTRRLLRVDVPDAEAVSGVLTQLMGRNEAAARRDLMERLGDAVEVDI; the protein is encoded by the coding sequence ATGGCCTCCACTCCTACCTACGGCGAAGCCTCGATCCGCGTTCTGAAGGGCCTGGAGCCCGTCAAACAGCGCCCGGGCATGTACACCCGCACCGACAACCCCCTGCACATCATTCAGGAGGTGCTGGACAACGCGGCCGACGAGGCCTTGGCGGGCTTTGGCAAGCGCATCGCGCTGACCCTGCACACGGATGGATCGGTGTCGGTCGAGGACGACGGCCGTGGCATTCCCTTCGGCCTGCACCCGGAAGAAGGCGTGCCGGTGGTGGAGATCGTCTTCACCCGGCTGCACGCGGGCGGCAAGTTCGACAAGGGCGCGGGCGGTGCCTACAGCTTCAGCGGCGGCCTGCACGGCGTGGGGGTGTCGGTGACCAACGCACTGGCCAAGCGCCTGGAGGTGACCGTGCAGCGCGAGGGCCAGGTGGCCAGCATCGTCTTTTCCCACGGCGATGTGATCCAGCCGGTGAGCGTGCAGCCCGGCGCCCCGCGCAAGCAGGGCACGCGGGTGCGGGTTTGGCCCGAGGCCAAGTACTTCGACGCGCCTGAGCTGCCGCGCGGCGAACTCGTCCATCTGCTGCGCAGCAAGGCCGTGCTGATGCCGGGGGTGACGGTCACGCTCACCGATGAAAAGAAGGGGGAGACCCAGACCTGGCTTTACAAGGGCGGCCTGCGCGAGTATCTGCAGGGCGCGCTGAACGCCGAGCCCCTGATCGAGCTCTTCGAGGGCGCCCATTACGCCAAGGCCAGCGACACCGAGAACTTTGCCGAGGGCGAGGGCGCGGCCTGGTGCGTGGCCTTCACGGAAGAGGCCGCCAGCCAGCGCGAGAGCTATGTGAACCTCATCCCCACCGTGGCCGGCGGCACGCACGAGGCGGGGCTGAAGGACGGCATGTTCCAGGCCGTCAAGACCTTTATCGAACTGCATTCCCTGCTTCCCAAGGGCGTGAAGCTGATGCCCGAGGACTTGTTCAGCCGCGCCAGCTTTGTGCTCTCGGCCAAGGTGCTGGACCCGCAGTTCCAGGGCCAGACCAAGGAACGCCTGAACAGCCGCGATGCCCTGCGCTTGGTGGCCGGCTATGTGCGCCCGGCGCTGGAGCTGTGGCTGTCCCAGCATGTGGAGGCCGGCAAGAAGCTGGCCGAGCTGGTCATCAAGCAGGCCCAGAGCCGCCAGCGCGCTGCGCAGAAGGTGGAAAAGCGCAAGGGCAGTGGCGTGGCCGTGCTGCCCGGCAAGCTGACCGACTGCGAGAGCCGCGATCTGAATGTGAACGAGCTCTTCCTGGTCGAGGGCGATAGCGCCGGGGGCAGTGCCAAGATGGGCCGCAACAAGGAAACCCAGGCCATCCTGCCGCTGCGCGGCAAGGTGCTCAACACCTGGGAGGTCGAGCGCGACCTGCTGTTCAAGAACACCGAGGTGCACGACATCGCGGTGGCCATCGGCGTCGACCCCCATGGGCCGAACGACAACGCCGACCTCAGCGGTCTGCGCTACGGCAAGGTCTGCATCCTGTCGGACGCCGATGTGGACGGTGCCCACATCCAGGTGCTGCTGCTGACGCTGTTCCAGAAGCACTTCCCGCAGTTGGTGCAGGCCGGCAATGTCTATGTGGCGCGCCCGCCCTTGTTCCGGGTGGACGCCCCGGCGCGCGGCAAAAAGCCGCCGGTGAAGATGTATGCGCTGGACGAGGGGGAGCAGCACGCCATCCTGGACAAGCTGCGCAAGGAAGGCGCCCGCGAAGGCAGCTGGACCATCAGCCGCTTTAAGGGCCTGGGCGAGATGAGCGCCGAGCAGCTCTGGGACACCACGCTCAACCCCGACACCCGCCGCCTGCTGCGCGTGGACGTGCCCGATGCCGAGGCCGTAAGCGGCGTGCTGACCCAGCTGATGGGCCGCAACGAAGCGGCCGCGCGGCGCGATCTGATGGAGCGCCTGGGCGACGCGGTGGAAGTGGACATTTGA
- a CDS encoding GGDEF domain-containing protein, producing MNPFSPRSKLTTDCSKTQLRRLLRVLATTRKALRAARAREQLARQRSQCDDLTGLANREGFACLTRANLADPLPLDQVCALLFIDLDGFKAINDQLGHAAGDRLLQIVGARLTHAMRAGDSVSRHGGDEFLCLLPQLHSEARAMSIAQQLVGLIAAPCELGGIRVSVRPSIGLAFYPRDGATLELLLAHADQAMYAAKRDGGGVAAAQR from the coding sequence ATGAACCCATTCAGCCCACGCAGCAAGCTCACTACCGACTGCAGCAAGACACAGCTGCGGCGCCTGCTGCGAGTGCTGGCCACCACCCGCAAAGCCCTGCGCGCCGCCCGGGCGCGCGAGCAACTGGCGCGGCAGCGCTCGCAATGCGACGACCTGACCGGCCTGGCCAACCGCGAGGGCTTTGCCTGCCTGACCCGCGCCAATCTGGCCGACCCTCTGCCGCTCGATCAGGTCTGCGCCCTGCTCTTCATCGACCTGGATGGCTTCAAGGCCATCAACGACCAGCTGGGCCATGCTGCAGGCGATCGCCTGCTTCAGATCGTGGGCGCACGCCTCACCCATGCCATGCGCGCCGGCGACTCGGTCAGCCGGCACGGCGGAGACGAGTTCCTCTGCCTCTTGCCACAGCTGCACAGCGAGGCCAGGGCCATGAGCATTGCGCAGCAATTGGTCGGCCTGATCGCCGCCCCTTGTGAGCTGGGCGGCATCCGGGTCTCGGTGCGGCCCAGCATCGGCCTGGCCTTCTACCCACGCGACGGCGCCACCCTGGAGCTGCTGCTCGCCCATGCCGACCAGGCTATGTATGCCGCCAAGCGCGACGGCGGCGGCGTGGCGGCGGCGCAGCGATAG
- the parC gene encoding DNA topoisomerase IV subunit A, whose protein sequence is MNEMEPPRNTNGGGDGGAEDSGDALLLGEYAQRAYLEYALSVVKGRALPVVTDGQKPVQRRIVYSMFRMGLAWAGANGAKPVKSARVVGDVLGRFHPHGDQAAYDALVRMAQDFAQRYPLVDGQGNFGSRDGDGAAAMRYTEARLTPLARLLMEELDEGTVDFTPNYDGSTEEPKELPARLPFVLLNGASGIAVGMATEVPSHNLAEVAAAAVALLRNPQLPDDELFAAIPGPDFPGGAQIISSPDDIRAAYATGRGSLKLRARWKVEELARGQWQLVITELPHGVSSQKVLEEIEEISNPKVKTGKKAVTPEQLQLKNTLLAVLDGVRDESSKDAAVRLVFEPKSRTVSEADLTQVLLAHTSLETSSPINLTMVGLDGKPVQKNLRQILAEWLAFRQTTVQRRSQHRLQKAEDRIHILEGRQIVLLNIDEVIAIIRNADEPKPALIERFRLSDRQAEDILEIRLRQLARLEAIKIEQELKNLREEADKLRDILGNPGTLKRLLIKEIEADAKQFGDARRTLIQAEKRAVAELKVVDEPVTVVLSQKGWARALKGHEVDVNGLAFKAGDALYGAFKCRSVDTLIALGSSGRSYSVAVAALPGGRGDGAPVTSLIDLEAGTQLLHYFAGPASQSLVLAGSGGFGLVATIGDLTASKRVGKSFLALETGELPLKPALVSPEQPNLACLSDDGHLLTFPVTELKLQPKGGRGLTLMELAPKTKLLAVSCFAAGLQLTGIARGNKPKEELLRLSGLAAHAGKRARKGKAVEGFKDVTGIAPGIKE, encoded by the coding sequence ATGAATGAGATGGAGCCCCCCCGCAACACGAATGGGGGGGGCGATGGCGGCGCCGAAGACAGCGGCGACGCCCTGCTGCTCGGTGAGTACGCCCAGCGCGCCTATCTGGAGTACGCCCTTTCGGTCGTGAAGGGCCGCGCCCTGCCGGTGGTGACGGACGGGCAAAAGCCGGTGCAGCGGCGCATCGTCTACTCGATGTTCCGCATGGGCCTGGCCTGGGCCGGGGCCAATGGGGCCAAGCCGGTCAAGAGCGCGCGCGTGGTCGGTGATGTGCTGGGTCGCTTTCACCCGCACGGCGACCAAGCCGCCTACGACGCCCTGGTGCGCATGGCGCAGGACTTCGCACAGCGCTACCCGCTGGTGGACGGCCAGGGCAACTTCGGCTCGCGCGACGGCGACGGCGCGGCCGCCATGCGCTACACCGAGGCCCGCCTGACCCCCTTGGCCCGGCTCTTGATGGAGGAGCTGGACGAGGGCACGGTGGACTTCACGCCCAATTACGACGGCAGCACGGAAGAACCCAAGGAGCTGCCGGCGCGTCTGCCCTTCGTGCTGCTCAATGGCGCCAGCGGCATCGCCGTGGGCATGGCCACCGAGGTGCCCAGCCACAACCTGGCTGAGGTGGCCGCCGCCGCCGTGGCCCTGCTGCGCAATCCGCAGCTGCCCGATGATGAACTCTTCGCGGCCATCCCCGGCCCCGACTTCCCCGGTGGCGCTCAGATCATCTCCAGCCCCGACGACATCCGCGCGGCCTATGCCACGGGGCGAGGCAGCCTGAAGCTGCGCGCGCGTTGGAAGGTGGAAGAGCTGGCGCGTGGTCAATGGCAGCTGGTCATCACCGAACTGCCCCACGGCGTGTCCAGCCAGAAGGTCTTGGAGGAGATTGAGGAGATCTCCAACCCCAAGGTCAAGACCGGCAAGAAGGCCGTGACACCTGAGCAATTGCAGCTGAAGAACACCCTGCTGGCGGTGCTGGACGGCGTGCGCGACGAGAGCAGCAAGGACGCCGCCGTGCGCCTGGTGTTCGAGCCCAAGAGCCGCACGGTGAGCGAGGCCGATCTGACCCAGGTGCTGCTGGCCCACACCAGCCTGGAGACCAGCAGCCCCATCAACCTGACCATGGTGGGCCTGGACGGCAAGCCGGTGCAGAAGAACCTGCGCCAGATCCTGGCCGAGTGGCTGGCCTTCCGCCAGACCACGGTGCAGCGCCGCAGCCAGCACCGTCTGCAAAAGGCCGAGGACCGCATCCACATCCTCGAAGGTCGGCAGATCGTGCTGCTGAACATCGACGAGGTGATCGCCATCATCCGCAATGCGGATGAGCCCAAGCCGGCGCTGATCGAGCGCTTCCGCCTCTCGGACCGCCAGGCCGAGGACATCCTGGAAATCCGCCTGCGGCAGTTGGCTCGGTTGGAAGCGATCAAGATCGAGCAGGAGCTCAAGAACCTGCGCGAAGAAGCCGACAAACTACGCGACATCCTTGGCAACCCCGGTACCCTGAAGCGCTTGTTGATCAAGGAAATCGAGGCGGACGCCAAGCAGTTTGGCGACGCCCGCCGGACCTTGATCCAGGCCGAAAAGCGCGCCGTGGCCGAACTGAAGGTGGTGGACGAGCCCGTCACCGTGGTGCTGAGCCAAAAGGGCTGGGCACGGGCGCTCAAGGGCCATGAGGTTGATGTGAACGGCCTGGCCTTCAAGGCTGGCGATGCGCTCTACGGCGCCTTCAAATGCCGTTCGGTGGACACCCTGATCGCGCTGGGGTCAAGCGGCCGCAGCTACTCGGTGGCGGTGGCGGCCCTGCCGGGTGGGCGCGGCGATGGGGCACCCGTCACCAGCTTGATCGACCTCGAGGCCGGTACCCAGCTGCTGCACTACTTCGCCGGCCCCGCCTCGCAGAGTCTGGTGCTGGCCGGCAGCGGCGGCTTTGGCCTGGTGGCCACGATTGGCGATCTCACGGCTTCCAAGCGTGTGGGCAAGAGCTTCCTGGCTCTGGAGACCGGCGAGTTGCCGCTCAAGCCCGCCCTGGTCTCGCCCGAGCAGCCCAACCTGGCCTGCTTGAGCGATGACGGGCATTTGCTCACCTTCCCGGTCACCGAGCTCAAGCTGCAGCCCAAGGGCGGGCGGGGCCTGACGCTGATGGAGCTGGCCCCCAAGACCAAGCTGCTGGCGGTGAGCTGCTTTGCCGCCGGCCTGCAGCTCACGGGCATTGCGCGCGGCAACAAGCCCAAGGAGGAGCTGTTGCGGCTATCGGGCCTGGCGGCGCACGCGGGCAAACGCGCGCGCAAGGGCAAGGCGGTTGAGGGCTTCAAGGACGTGACGGGCATCGCCCCGGGGATCAAGGAGTGA
- a CDS encoding type 1 glutamine amidotransferase domain-containing protein has product MARLLIPLPRQDHDPSEVAIPWQLLREQGHICVFATPDGRPAQADLRMLSGQGLGPFKGLLAADARARATHEALRADPAFQRPLAWSALQDQDFDALWLAGGHAQGMREYLESPMLQALVARHAQAGRPLAAVCHGVVLAARSRDAQGRSVLAGRRVTALLARQELAAWWLTRAWLGDYYRTYPQTVQAEVTAALGEPTLFEPGPLPIARDAPGQEGRGFAQQDGNWVTGRWPGDLHRMVQLFSPLLRPSNAASTAS; this is encoded by the coding sequence ATGGCCCGCCTATTGATTCCCTTACCCCGTCAGGATCACGACCCCAGCGAGGTGGCGATCCCCTGGCAGCTGCTGCGTGAGCAGGGCCACATTTGCGTGTTCGCCACGCCCGATGGCCGTCCCGCCCAGGCCGACCTGCGCATGCTCAGTGGCCAAGGCCTGGGACCTTTCAAGGGCCTGCTGGCGGCCGACGCCCGAGCCCGCGCCACCCATGAGGCGCTGCGCGCCGACCCGGCCTTCCAACGGCCCCTGGCCTGGAGCGCGCTGCAGGACCAGGACTTCGACGCCCTCTGGCTGGCTGGCGGGCATGCCCAGGGCATGCGCGAATACCTGGAAAGCCCGATGCTCCAGGCCTTGGTGGCCCGCCACGCGCAGGCGGGCCGGCCCTTGGCCGCCGTCTGCCACGGCGTGGTGCTGGCCGCGCGCAGCCGGGACGCGCAGGGCCGTTCGGTGTTGGCCGGCCGGCGTGTCACCGCCCTGCTGGCGCGCCAGGAATTGGCCGCCTGGTGGCTGACCCGCGCCTGGTTGGGCGACTACTACCGCACCTACCCGCAGACGGTGCAGGCCGAGGTCACCGCCGCGCTGGGCGAGCCCACCCTGTTCGAGCCCGGCCCCTTGCCCATCGCCCGCGACGCCCCCGGGCAGGAAGGGCGCGGCTTCGCGCAGCAGGATGGAAATTGGGTCACCGGCCGCTGGCCCGGAGATTTGCACCGCATGGTGCAGCTATTCAGCCCCTTGCTGCGCCCAAGCAACGCTGCATCCACAGCGAGCTGA